In Streptomyces sp. P3, one DNA window encodes the following:
- a CDS encoding metal-sensitive transcriptional regulator encodes MELELEGADLKAVLNRLRRAQGQISGVIRMIEEGRDCEDVVTQLAAASRALDRAGFAIIATGLQQCVAELDSGRKNGEDTVAMRARLEKLFLSLA; translated from the coding sequence GTGGAACTGGAGCTCGAGGGTGCGGACCTGAAGGCCGTGCTGAACCGGCTGCGTCGCGCGCAGGGTCAGATCTCCGGAGTGATCCGGATGATCGAGGAGGGGCGTGACTGCGAGGACGTCGTCACCCAGCTCGCCGCCGCTTCCCGCGCGCTCGACCGGGCCGGCTTCGCGATCATCGCGACCGGACTGCAACAGTGCGTGGCCGAACTGGACTCCGGGCGCAAGAACGGTGAGGACACGGTCGCCATGCGCGCACGGCTGGAGAAACTGTTCCTGTCGCTGGCCTGA
- a CDS encoding rhodanese-like domain-containing protein, which yields MTHISFPRSLGADQARTRIHELTVIDVRTPAEYASGHLPGALNIPLDQIRRALPEIRHAAEATDVLVVCASGTRSANACEILAEQGVVTATLVGGTGAWTAAGHGLDTPAARDTRAVWSMERQVRFTAGSAVLLGVLLGLLVHPVLLLMSAGMAGGLVYSAVTNTCGMATLLGKLPHNRPGAADLNTAREALRNR from the coding sequence ATGACTCACATCTCCTTTCCTCGTTCCCTCGGCGCCGATCAGGCGCGCACCCGCATCCATGAGCTGACCGTCATCGACGTGCGCACCCCGGCCGAGTACGCCTCCGGCCACCTGCCCGGAGCCCTGAACATCCCCCTCGACCAGATCCGGCGCGCGCTGCCGGAGATCCGGCATGCCGCCGAGGCCACGGACGTCCTGGTGGTCTGCGCCTCCGGAACCCGCTCCGCGAACGCCTGCGAGATCCTGGCCGAGCAGGGTGTCGTCACGGCCACCCTCGTCGGCGGCACCGGAGCCTGGACCGCCGCGGGGCACGGCCTGGACACACCGGCCGCCCGTGACACCCGGGCGGTGTGGAGCATGGAACGCCAGGTCCGCTTCACCGCCGGCAGCGCTGTCCTGCTCGGCGTCCTGCTCGGCCTGCTCGTGCATCCGGTCCTGCTGCTGATGTCGGCCGGCATGGCGGGCGGCCTGGTCTACTCCGCTGTCACGAACACGTGCGGGATGGCGACCCTGCTCGGCAAACTGCCCCACAACCGGCCGGGCGCGGCCGATCTGAACACCGCGCGCGAGGCTCTGCGCAACCGCTGA
- a CDS encoding RICIN domain-containing protein, whose translation MSPATSVVRPGTAQRSAPATVLFLLLSLVVAAATVLLPAADRAQALSRPSQTMYTPPPGAPSPGSLYPRAVRLQHNGSANGTLLGTFEQYTSGTPVFPIYRSTDNGNSWSKISDIADTQNGWGMRWEPELFELPTAMGGFPAGTILAAGASVPSDRSAIKIDVYASTDRGLTWTFVSNIATGGTAFDTNGNTPVWEPFFLVSGGKLIVYYSDQRDPAHGQKVVHQVSTDARTWGPVVDDVAMPTYSNRPGMPTVTRLPNGNYVMAYEYGGAPEGNFAVYYKISSDPEAFGSATGIPLRTAEGVVPQSAPFITWLPTGGPNGTLAVSANSADDLFINTQNGAANTWTRVNAGVAGGYSRGLTPLADGHSLLILSGGRGGNNLSNPVTYGTIDLGGSISDGATYTVTNAGSSRLLAIAGGSTTNGTYATQQNADNANDQQWRFVQQPSGYFKIFNVASGKVLGVENQSTANGAKILQWDDNGTVDHEWSVAPNPAGGFSLVNRLTGKYLEIPNASTTVGTVAGQWDATSCACQRWNLAQTALSPLGTGQYVLVNKNSGKYLDIPNGSTTAGTAVGQWQNTAYTSQYFTFQSAGSGAWTIKNVNSNLNLDIQGSSGTAGAALVQNTASSANSQKWTLTDAGGGYFKLRNVNSTLVAGVAQSSTANGAAVVQWNDVSVDDQLWKIVRIN comes from the coding sequence ATGTCCCCTGCTACGTCGGTCGTCAGACCCGGCACCGCTCAGCGTTCCGCCCCCGCCACCGTCCTGTTCCTGCTGCTGTCGCTGGTCGTCGCCGCGGCGACGGTGTTGCTGCCCGCCGCGGACCGGGCGCAGGCCCTGTCCCGTCCCTCGCAGACGATGTACACGCCGCCCCCGGGTGCGCCTTCACCCGGTTCGCTGTACCCGCGAGCGGTACGCCTGCAGCACAACGGATCCGCCAACGGCACCCTGCTCGGCACGTTCGAGCAGTACACCTCCGGCACGCCCGTCTTCCCGATCTACCGCAGCACCGACAACGGCAACTCCTGGAGCAAGATCTCCGACATCGCCGACACCCAGAACGGGTGGGGCATGCGCTGGGAGCCCGAGCTGTTCGAGCTGCCCACGGCCATGGGCGGCTTCCCGGCGGGCACCATCCTGGCCGCCGGCGCCTCGGTTCCCTCGGACCGCTCGGCCATCAAGATCGATGTCTACGCCAGCACCGACCGCGGCCTGACCTGGACGTTCGTCAGCAACATCGCGACCGGCGGCACCGCGTTCGACACCAACGGGAACACCCCCGTCTGGGAGCCGTTCTTCCTGGTCTCCGGCGGCAAGCTCATCGTCTACTACTCCGACCAGCGCGACCCCGCCCACGGCCAGAAGGTCGTGCACCAGGTCTCGACGGACGCCCGCACCTGGGGCCCGGTCGTCGACGACGTGGCGATGCCCACGTACAGCAACCGTCCCGGGATGCCGACCGTCACCAGGCTGCCGAACGGCAACTACGTCATGGCGTACGAGTACGGTGGCGCGCCCGAAGGCAACTTCGCCGTCTACTACAAGATCTCCTCCGACCCCGAGGCCTTCGGCTCCGCCACCGGCATCCCCCTGCGTACGGCGGAAGGCGTGGTACCCCAGAGCGCTCCCTTCATCACCTGGCTGCCCACCGGAGGCCCCAACGGCACCCTCGCCGTCAGCGCCAACAGCGCCGACGACCTGTTCATCAACACGCAGAACGGCGCCGCGAACACCTGGACGCGCGTCAACGCCGGCGTGGCCGGCGGATACAGCCGCGGTCTGACCCCCCTCGCCGACGGACACAGCCTGCTGATACTCAGCGGAGGACGGGGCGGCAACAACCTCTCCAACCCCGTCACCTACGGCACGATCGACCTGGGCGGCAGCATCTCCGACGGTGCCACCTACACCGTCACCAACGCGGGCAGCAGCCGGCTGCTCGCCATCGCGGGCGGCTCCACCACCAACGGCACCTACGCCACCCAGCAGAACGCCGACAACGCGAACGACCAGCAGTGGCGGTTCGTCCAGCAGCCCTCCGGCTACTTCAAGATCTTCAACGTGGCCAGCGGCAAGGTGCTGGGCGTGGAGAACCAGTCCACCGCCAACGGCGCCAAGATCCTCCAGTGGGACGACAACGGCACCGTCGACCACGAGTGGTCGGTCGCCCCGAACCCCGCGGGCGGCTTCTCCCTCGTCAACCGGCTGACCGGCAAGTACCTGGAGATCCCGAACGCCTCCACCACCGTCGGAACCGTCGCCGGACAGTGGGACGCCACCAGCTGCGCCTGCCAGCGCTGGAACCTCGCCCAGACCGCCCTGTCGCCCCTGGGCACCGGTCAGTACGTGCTGGTGAACAAGAACAGCGGCAAGTACCTCGACATCCCGAACGGCTCCACCACCGCGGGCACCGCCGTCGGCCAGTGGCAGAACACGGCCTACACCTCCCAGTACTTCACCTTCCAGTCCGCGGGCAGCGGCGCCTGGACCATCAAGAACGTCAACAGCAACCTCAACCTCGACATCCAGGGCTCCTCCGGTACCGCGGGCGCGGCCCTCGTCCAGAACACCGCCTCCAGCGCCAACTCCCAGAAGTGGACCCTCACCGACGCGGGCGGCGGCTACTTCAAACTCCGCAACGTGAACAGCACCCTCGTCGCAGGCGTCGCGCAGTCCTCCACCGCCAACGGGGCAGCCGTCGTGCAGTGGAACGATGTCAGCGTCGACGACCAGCTCTGGAAGATCGTCCGAATCAACTGA
- a CDS encoding LacI family DNA-binding transcriptional regulator: MAPAMGENDGFSAPRSADVARLAGVSRKTVSRVLNNEPYVSDAARQKVLAAAEELGYRLNQAARTLASGRTGSIGVVALGTVGYGTASLLLHIERAVRDAGYALRVVNTPDGDPVGIAGAVESLLEQGVDGVVVSEPIVEGDVGVRVDVPVLFLGAPPAFSAARTLTVGVGAHALAQAATEHLLDLGHATVHHLAGPRRWYATKDRIEGWRAALAARGAHEPPLLNGDWSPASGYAAGYALASDASVTAVFAAGDEMAIGLIHALRDAGRRVPEDISVVGFDGNPVFAYVSPPLTTVRQPFEAAAREGIRLLVHAIEKPDTDLPQASDPPVQLVVRGSTAPPPSHQDRTVRRSV; this comes from the coding sequence ATGGCACCAGCGATGGGCGAGAACGACGGCTTCTCCGCGCCGCGCAGCGCGGACGTGGCCCGCCTGGCCGGGGTGTCCCGCAAGACGGTCTCGCGGGTGCTCAACAACGAGCCCTACGTCTCCGACGCGGCTCGCCAGAAGGTTCTCGCAGCCGCCGAAGAACTCGGATACCGCCTCAACCAGGCGGCCCGCACGCTGGCCTCCGGGCGCACCGGCTCGATCGGCGTGGTGGCCCTCGGAACCGTCGGGTACGGCACCGCCTCCCTCCTCCTGCACATCGAGCGGGCCGTGCGCGACGCCGGATACGCGCTCCGCGTGGTCAACACGCCGGACGGCGACCCGGTGGGCATCGCCGGCGCCGTGGAGTCACTGCTGGAGCAGGGAGTGGACGGCGTAGTCGTCTCCGAACCCATCGTGGAAGGAGACGTCGGCGTACGCGTCGACGTGCCGGTGCTCTTCCTGGGGGCGCCGCCGGCGTTCTCCGCCGCACGGACGCTGACCGTGGGCGTGGGCGCCCACGCGTTGGCGCAGGCGGCGACCGAGCATCTGCTGGACCTGGGACACGCGACCGTTCACCACCTCGCCGGTCCGCGCCGGTGGTACGCCACCAAGGACCGTATAGAGGGATGGCGGGCGGCGCTCGCGGCGCGGGGCGCGCACGAGCCGCCGCTGCTCAACGGTGACTGGTCGCCCGCCTCCGGATACGCGGCGGGCTACGCTCTGGCCTCGGACGCCTCGGTGACCGCGGTCTTCGCCGCGGGCGACGAGATGGCCATCGGCCTCATCCACGCCCTGCGGGACGCAGGGCGGCGCGTGCCCGAGGACATCAGCGTCGTCGGTTTCGACGGCAATCCGGTCTTCGCCTATGTCTCCCCTCCCCTGACCACCGTGCGTCAGCCCTTCGAGGCCGCGGCCCGGGAAGGCATCCGCCTGCTCGTGCACGCGATCGAGAAGCCCGACACCGACCTGCCGCAGGCGAGCGACCCACCGGTCCAACTCGTCGTCCGCGGCTCGACCGCGCCTCCGCCGTCCCACCAGGACCGGACGGTGCGGCGCTCCGTCTGA
- a CDS encoding ABC transporter substrate-binding protein, which yields MNPSSFGRPVPAASRRTVLRGVAGAAVLGAGVPVLSACGGSGGAADPKTVTLGSNASDAVPKKAFAEIYAAFTKQSGIAVDVNTKDHNTFQEQINSYLQGTPDDVFNWFAGYRMQFFAAKGLASPVDDVWQKIGGNFPDAMKALSKGADGKYYFVPVSTSIWGVFYRKSVFQQHGYTVPATFDQLLALCKQMKKDGLVPFAFGDKDAWPALGTFDQINFRTNGYDFHVELMAGKASWTDAKVRTAFDHWAELLPYHQDGAVGRTWQDAAQTLISKKAGMYLFGSFVAQQFTNKADLDDLDFFPFPQIDPAHGQDTVEAPTDGFMLSKNPRNNTGALKLLEFLGTPQAEQIYLKSDPSLVAASNKADTSSYTALQKKAYATIAGARHLTQFMDRDSRPDFTSTVMQPALQKFVRDPKGIDGLLASIERQKKTIFASG from the coding sequence ATGAACCCTTCGTCCTTCGGCCGGCCGGTGCCTGCCGCGAGCCGCCGTACGGTCTTGCGTGGTGTCGCCGGTGCTGCGGTTCTGGGTGCCGGTGTGCCGGTGCTCAGTGCCTGTGGCGGCAGTGGTGGCGCTGCCGACCCGAAGACGGTCACGCTCGGTTCCAACGCCTCGGACGCGGTGCCGAAGAAGGCGTTCGCCGAGATCTACGCGGCGTTCACGAAGCAGTCGGGGATCGCGGTGGACGTGAACACCAAGGACCACAACACGTTCCAGGAGCAGATCAACTCCTATCTGCAGGGCACGCCGGACGACGTGTTCAACTGGTTCGCGGGTTACCGGATGCAGTTCTTCGCGGCCAAGGGCCTGGCCTCCCCGGTCGACGACGTGTGGCAGAAGATCGGGGGCAACTTCCCCGACGCGATGAAGGCGCTGAGCAAGGGCGCGGACGGCAAGTACTACTTCGTGCCGGTCTCCACGTCGATCTGGGGGGTCTTCTACCGCAAGAGCGTGTTCCAGCAGCACGGTTACACCGTCCCGGCGACCTTCGACCAGCTGCTCGCGCTGTGTAAGCAGATGAAGAAGGACGGTCTGGTCCCGTTCGCTTTCGGCGACAAGGACGCCTGGCCCGCGCTCGGCACCTTCGACCAGATCAACTTCCGTACCAACGGCTACGACTTCCATGTCGAGCTGATGGCGGGCAAGGCGTCGTGGACGGATGCGAAGGTGCGCACCGCCTTCGACCACTGGGCCGAGCTGCTGCCCTACCACCAGGACGGCGCCGTCGGCCGGACCTGGCAGGACGCCGCCCAGACGCTGATCTCGAAGAAGGCGGGCATGTACCTGTTCGGCAGCTTCGTGGCCCAGCAGTTCACGAACAAGGCCGACCTGGACGACCTGGACTTCTTCCCCTTCCCGCAGATCGACCCCGCCCACGGCCAGGACACCGTCGAGGCGCCCACCGACGGCTTCATGCTCTCCAAGAACCCCAGGAACAACACCGGTGCGCTCAAACTCCTGGAGTTCCTGGGCACGCCGCAGGCCGAGCAGATCTACCTGAAGTCCGACCCGAGCCTGGTCGCCGCCTCCAACAAGGCCGACACCTCCTCCTACACCGCACTGCAGAAGAAGGCGTACGCGACGATCGCCGGCGCCAGGCACCTCACCCAGTTCATGGACCGCGACAGCCGCCCGGACTTCACCTCCACGGTGATGCAGCCCGCGCTGCAGAAGTTCGTCCGCGACCCCAAGGGCATCGACGGCCTGCTGGCATCGATCGAACGCCAGAAGAAGACGATCTTCGCCTCCGGCTGA
- a CDS encoding carbohydrate ABC transporter permease yields the protein MSSETTPKTPQAAPPPPAGTAPPKKRAPLGHRRLLTRRDRLTLTLMAGVPTVLHIALVWVTALASIALAFTTWDGIGFGSITWVGLDNFRELFTNNPQFWPAVEHNIVWFVVLILVPTPFGLFLAVQLDKKIRFSRLYQTAFFLPVVVSMAVIGFVWQLVYNPDTGLINNLIGANRPGHYIDWIGDPDLNLWAVLIAASWRHAGYMMILYLAGLKGVDPSLREASALDGANEWQTFKNVVFPTLRPTNTVVLVVTIIEALRAFDLVFVFNKGAQGTELLSILVTNNIIGESSRIGYGSAIAVVLLVISLAVIIPYLVSTFRKERSA from the coding sequence ATGAGCTCCGAAACCACACCGAAGACCCCGCAGGCGGCCCCCCCACCGCCTGCGGGCACCGCACCCCCGAAGAAGCGGGCCCCGCTGGGCCACCGGCGGCTGCTGACCCGCCGCGACCGGCTCACCCTCACCCTGATGGCCGGCGTGCCCACGGTCCTGCACATCGCCCTGGTCTGGGTCACCGCCCTGGCCTCGATCGCGCTGGCCTTCACCACCTGGGACGGCATCGGCTTCGGCTCCATCACCTGGGTGGGACTGGACAACTTCCGGGAACTGTTCACCAACAACCCGCAGTTCTGGCCCGCCGTCGAGCACAACATCGTCTGGTTCGTCGTGCTCATCCTGGTCCCGACCCCGTTCGGGCTGTTCCTGGCCGTCCAGCTGGACAAGAAGATCCGCTTCAGCCGGCTCTACCAGACGGCGTTCTTCCTCCCGGTCGTGGTCTCGATGGCCGTCATCGGCTTCGTCTGGCAACTGGTCTACAACCCCGACACCGGCCTGATCAACAACCTCATCGGCGCGAACCGGCCAGGCCACTACATCGACTGGATCGGCGACCCCGACCTCAACCTGTGGGCCGTCCTCATCGCCGCGTCCTGGCGCCACGCCGGCTACATGATGATCCTCTACCTCGCCGGACTCAAGGGCGTCGACCCCTCCCTGCGCGAAGCATCCGCACTCGACGGCGCCAACGAATGGCAGACCTTCAAAAACGTCGTCTTCCCCACCCTGCGCCCCACCAACACCGTCGTCCTCGTCGTCACGATCATCGAAGCGCTGCGCGCCTTCGACCTCGTCTTCGTCTTCAACAAGGGCGCCCAGGGCACCGAACTGCTCTCGATCCTGGTCACCAACAACATCATCGGCGAGTCCAGCCGCATCGGCTACGGCTCCGCGATCGCCGTGGTCCTGCTGGTGATCTCCCTCGCCGTGATCATCCCCTACCTCGTGTCGACCTTCCGGAAGGAACGCAGCGCATGA
- a CDS encoding carbohydrate ABC transporter permease: MSTVNALQKQRTPPRPARILLHTFLAATALAWLAPLLWALFAALRPYAETSTKGYVSWPDTLSPDNFTDAFEQSDMLHYLANTLLVAVPAVLLTLFLSSCVAFYVSRFDFRVNLFLLLVFTAGNLLPQQVIITPLYRLYLLADLPGITMSGKLYDSALGLVLIHVAFQSGFCAFVLANYMRSLPHELTEAALVDGASVWRLYWQIVLPLCRPAMAALATLLSIWIYNDFFWAIVLISTGENMPITSALNNLSGQYFTDPNLVAAGALLTAIPTLIVYFVLQRQFVSGLTLGANKG; this comes from the coding sequence ATGAGCACCGTGAACGCGCTCCAAAAGCAGCGCACCCCACCGCGGCCCGCCCGGATCCTGCTGCACACCTTCCTCGCCGCCACCGCCCTGGCCTGGCTGGCCCCCCTGCTGTGGGCCCTGTTCGCCGCCCTGCGCCCCTACGCCGAGACCAGCACCAAGGGCTACGTCTCCTGGCCCGACACCCTCAGCCCGGACAACTTCACCGACGCCTTCGAACAGTCGGACATGCTCCACTACCTCGCCAACACCCTGCTGGTGGCCGTCCCGGCGGTACTGCTCACCCTGTTCCTCTCCTCCTGCGTCGCCTTCTACGTCAGCCGCTTCGACTTCCGCGTCAACCTCTTCCTGCTCCTGGTGTTCACCGCCGGCAACCTGCTCCCCCAACAGGTGATCATCACCCCGCTGTACCGCCTCTACCTGCTGGCCGACCTGCCCGGCATCACCATGAGCGGCAAACTGTACGACTCCGCGCTCGGCCTGGTCCTCATCCACGTCGCCTTCCAGTCCGGCTTCTGCGCCTTCGTCCTCGCCAACTACATGCGCTCACTGCCCCACGAACTCACCGAAGCCGCCCTCGTCGACGGCGCCTCCGTATGGCGGCTGTACTGGCAGATCGTGCTCCCGCTGTGCCGCCCCGCCATGGCCGCGCTGGCGACCCTGCTGTCCATCTGGATCTACAACGACTTCTTCTGGGCCATCGTGCTGATCTCCACCGGCGAGAACATGCCGATCACCTCGGCCCTGAACAACCTCTCCGGCCAGTACTTCACCGACCCCAACCTCGTCGCGGCCGGCGCCCTGCTCACCGCGATCCCCACCCTGATCGTGTACTTCGTCCTCCAACGCCAGTTCGTCAGCGGTCTCACCCTTGGCGCCAACAAGGGCTGA
- a CDS encoding DUF397 domain-containing protein — MSTDQHTAEAAELDWFKSSYSGTSGGDCVEVAASLDAVYVRDSKAVGGGPVLRVGRGEWAAFVALAVE, encoded by the coding sequence ATGAGCACCGACCAGCACACCGCTGAGGCCGCTGAACTGGACTGGTTCAAGAGCAGCTACAGCGGAACCAGCGGCGGCGACTGCGTTGAGGTGGCCGCCAGCCTGGACGCCGTGTACGTACGGGACTCGAAGGCCGTGGGTGGCGGGCCGGTGCTACGGGTCGGCCGGGGCGAGTGGGCGGCGTTCGTCGCGCTCGCGGTGGAGTAG
- a CDS encoding helix-turn-helix transcriptional regulator — translation MRTARDARETRTGRGAKTKDEGPDAPGEWSAYGVLLQYLRKRAGLNQQQLGDTIGYSLEQVASVEQGRRPAKAAFTVAAERALEAGGVLDALQGEVDRAKLPRFFRNVALLEAEALSRFSYDPLLISGLLQTEAYAQALLEAHFPPLDDETIEQRVAARLARQGLLTRKSPPVVFVFVVEEAALRRVVGNKAVMREQLKSLLACSRSRNVELQIMPTARGAHSGLNGPMVLLESRNRTRQVYVEAQDVVTVRTAPDEVSEFWLRYGMLRTQALNTEESSRLIERMAGEL, via the coding sequence GTGAGGACGGCACGGGACGCACGGGAGACGCGGACGGGGCGAGGCGCGAAGACGAAGGACGAGGGGCCCGACGCGCCGGGCGAGTGGTCGGCGTACGGGGTGCTGTTGCAGTACCTCCGCAAGCGGGCCGGGCTGAACCAGCAGCAGCTCGGGGACACGATCGGCTACTCGCTGGAGCAGGTCGCCTCGGTGGAGCAGGGACGGCGTCCCGCGAAGGCGGCGTTCACGGTGGCGGCGGAGCGGGCACTTGAGGCGGGCGGGGTCCTGGACGCGCTCCAGGGGGAGGTGGATCGGGCCAAGTTGCCGAGGTTCTTCAGGAACGTCGCGCTGCTGGAGGCGGAGGCGCTGAGCAGGTTCTCGTACGATCCGCTGCTCATCTCTGGGCTGTTGCAGACGGAGGCCTACGCGCAGGCGCTGCTCGAAGCTCACTTTCCGCCCTTGGACGACGAGACCATCGAGCAACGCGTCGCCGCGCGCCTGGCACGGCAGGGCCTGCTCACCCGCAAGAGCCCGCCCGTGGTCTTCGTGTTCGTGGTAGAGGAAGCCGCACTTCGACGTGTGGTGGGCAACAAGGCAGTGATGCGTGAACAGTTGAAAAGCCTGTTGGCATGCTCTCGAAGTCGTAACGTCGAACTTCAAATCATGCCAACTGCCCGAGGTGCCCACAGCGGGCTCAACGGACCCATGGTGTTGCTGGAGTCAAGGAATCGCACGCGGCAGGTATACGTCGAGGCGCAGGACGTGGTGACCGTCAGGACTGCTCCGGACGAGGTCAGCGAGTTCTGGCTGCGGTATGGGATGCTGCGCACGCAGGCCCTCAACACCGAGGAGTCCTCTCGTCTCATCGAGCGCATGGCAGGGGAGCTATGA
- a CDS encoding ATP-binding protein, translated as MTHQHLTDEAKPSLAPVRQLTLRFTSTRRGARLARRLAVQQFTEWTGISYDADPARAVALVTAELASNAIRHGSLPGRDFRLTLRLLPDRFRIEVTDSRPERMPPPVTARPADETSGRGLLLVEAYADRWGRTVHEAYTKTVWAEVLLPTAGA; from the coding sequence GTGACACACCAACACCTCACCGACGAGGCGAAGCCGTCGCTGGCTCCCGTCCGCCAACTGACCCTGCGTTTCACCAGTACGAGACGTGGCGCCCGCCTCGCCCGCCGGCTCGCCGTCCAGCAGTTCACCGAGTGGACCGGGATCTCGTACGACGCCGACCCGGCCCGCGCCGTCGCGCTCGTCACCGCCGAGCTGGCGTCCAACGCGATCCGGCACGGCAGCCTCCCCGGCCGCGACTTCCGGCTGACGCTGCGCCTCCTGCCCGACCGCTTCCGGATCGAGGTGACCGACAGCCGCCCCGAACGCATGCCCCCGCCCGTGACCGCGCGGCCCGCGGACGAGACGTCGGGCCGCGGCCTGCTCCTCGTCGAGGCCTACGCCGACCGTTGGGGACGCACGGTCCACGAGGCGTACACGAAGACGGTCTGGGCGGAGGTGCTGCTTCCCACGGCGGGAGCTTGA
- a CDS encoding DUF5937 family protein, with product MTIVFRVPAGGAERVGFAYSPTMEAVLSLHVLVEPKHHPVQHGWVRAMRKLSPALKREIEAFSYAVRSYTPEFLFPRPTGGLADFGSELAGLRMADPDLVRLEFAIPLLSPWWGGEGRDPHALREPDVRGLLRERVTRESDEAMAAMLLDDPRALLERFLSMLERYWREAFEGEWARIEPQLAAGVSEAGHQIEQRGLYGMLRGLWPEVRSDRQAERFWLERPHDHEVAIGPDDTLLLAPSTYVWPHVRVNCDGPWPLGLVFPVSSIAREARPRIPPAQLVGMLRALADDTRLRALRLIAERPRSTQELAPLVGVSEAALSKHLRILADAGLLERRREGYYVLYRLLPGQVAGLAPSLESFLHTTDPVD from the coding sequence ATGACGATCGTGTTCCGGGTGCCCGCCGGTGGTGCGGAGCGGGTGGGGTTCGCCTACTCGCCGACGATGGAAGCCGTATTGAGCCTGCATGTGCTCGTGGAACCCAAACACCACCCCGTCCAGCACGGCTGGGTACGCGCGATGCGCAAGCTGTCGCCGGCCCTGAAGCGGGAGATCGAGGCGTTCTCCTACGCGGTGCGCTCGTACACCCCCGAGTTCCTCTTTCCGCGGCCGACCGGCGGGCTCGCGGACTTCGGCAGCGAGCTGGCCGGCCTGCGCATGGCGGACCCGGACCTGGTCCGGCTGGAGTTCGCCATCCCGCTGCTCTCGCCGTGGTGGGGCGGCGAGGGCAGGGATCCACACGCGCTGCGGGAACCGGACGTACGCGGCCTGCTGCGGGAGCGGGTCACACGTGAGAGCGACGAAGCGATGGCCGCGATGCTCCTCGACGACCCCCGCGCACTCCTCGAAAGGTTCCTGAGCATGCTGGAGCGCTACTGGCGGGAGGCGTTCGAGGGGGAATGGGCGCGGATCGAACCGCAACTGGCCGCCGGGGTGAGCGAGGCCGGGCACCAGATCGAACAGCGCGGCCTGTACGGCATGCTCCGCGGCCTGTGGCCGGAGGTGCGCAGCGACCGGCAGGCCGAACGCTTCTGGTTGGAACGCCCGCACGACCACGAGGTCGCCATCGGCCCGGATGACACCCTGCTGCTCGCCCCCAGCACTTATGTGTGGCCGCACGTCCGGGTCAACTGCGACGGCCCCTGGCCCCTCGGGCTCGTCTTTCCCGTCTCGTCGATCGCCCGGGAAGCCCGCCCCAGGATTCCTCCCGCACAGCTCGTCGGCATGCTCCGCGCGCTCGCCGACGACACCCGCCTGCGGGCCCTCCGGCTGATCGCCGAACGCCCGCGCAGCACCCAGGAGTTGGCGCCGCTCGTCGGCGTCAGCGAGGCCGCCCTGTCCAAGCACCTGCGCATCCTGGCGGACGCGGGCCTGCTCGAACGCCGCCGTGAGGGCTACTACGTCCTGTACCGGCTCCTGCCCGGGCAGGTGGCCGGTCTCGCCCCCAGCCTGGAGAGCTTTCTGCACACCACCGACCCCGTTGATTAG